One window from the genome of Kluyveromyces marxianus DMKU3-1042 DNA, complete genome, chromosome 3 encodes:
- the VPS38 gene encoding Vps38p, with protein sequence MTESEGTHSRVRHLKSISLANLSLIRRHDAQYWFRLFPCFVVLEDIHNNPIYVTNTQDSHCSLLQYEDINEIQCSDTIFGVKVIGKFPEQTVEKELRNEWVVLNHYRVVLKSLVWIGEHIELLFNSNCNFEQFSQYNIPIFEFNDGFYMLPQHAVFFKVEPRKQQQQQKQEMLVKKSFSFNGMLKINKILQYISQVKQETTKFAEYISENYEITGEEQKYFQECIEKYRERIRRLKDTLETLSGELNAISNNDYDETSSLTSLSMSMLANDDYGSEYSIFAQDKTKLRSLQAKKLSQFFNIISHLKLSEFINLDEAKETENPFFIELKPVFFEKVIASCNSENNSTNSSNVSTESINSQLGYYLLIIKVLSQNILMVPLPYKLLFMGSASMVEDELPLQF encoded by the exons ATGACTGAATCGGAGGGCACACAT AGTAGAGTACGGCATTTGAAATCAATATCACTGGCTAATCTCTCATTGATTAGGCGACATGATGCACAATATTGGTTCAGATTGTTTCCTTGCTTTGTTGTATTGGAGGACATTCATAACAATCCAATATATGTAACCAATACCCAAGATAGCCATTGTTCACTTCTGCAGTATGAAGATATTAACGAGATACAATGCAGTGATACTATTTTCGGAGTAAAGGTTATAGGGAAGTTTCCTGAACAGACTGTCGAAAAAGAATTGCGGAACGAATGGGTAGTCTTGAACCATTATCGTGTTGTTTTGAAGAGTTTAGTTTGGATAGGAGAACATATTGAACTTTTATTCAATAGCAACTGTAACTTTGAACAGTTTTCTCAGTATAACATACCAATATTTGAATTCAACGATGGGTTTTATATGCTTCCGCAACATGCTGTATTTTTTAAGGTAGAGCCTAGgaagcagcaacaacagcagaaacaagagATGCTAGTTAAGAAGTCATTTAGTTTCAATGGAATGTTAAAGATTAATAAGATCTTGCAATATATTTCTCAAGTGAAGCAGGAAACAACCAAGTTTGCAGAGTATATTAGTGAAAATTACGAAATTACTGGCGAAGAACAGAAATACTTTCAGGAATGCATAGAGAAGTACAGAGAACGTATACGAAGATTAAAAGATACCTTAGAGACTCTTAGTGGAGAACTGAATGCTATATCAAACAATGATTATGACGAGACGAGTTCGTTAACGTCGCTATCAATGTCAATGTTAGCTAACGATGACTATGGCTCAGAATATTCAATCTTTGCACAAGACAAAACCAAACTAAGAAGTTTACAAGCCAAGAAACTATCccaatttttcaacattatATCTCATTTAAAATTATCAGAGTTTATTAATTTAGAcgaagcaaaagaaactgaaaacCCATTCTTCATTGAACTTAAAcctgttttctttgagaaGGTTATTGCATCATGCAACAGCGAAAATAACAGTACCAACAGCAGTAATGTTAGCACGGAGAGTATAAATTCACAACTGGGGTACTACCTATTAATCATAAAAGTTCTATcacaaaatattttaatGGTTCCTCTACCCTACAAACTTTTATTTATGGGAAGTGCTTCAATGGTAGAAGATGAATTGCCTTT GCAATTTTAA
- the PEP5 gene encoding tethering complex subunit PEP5, giving the protein MSLSTWRQFQLFESIPIKDPFIESENALYSDHTLTAIASLNETYIAIAVQSSLIKIVDLHDMRVQFEFEAYTSEYQLTYLERVSDSFVLSVGECIGKPLVIKLWNLEKMPTDERKYHAMAEVRNGSNSYPVSSISCSLHNSCIAVGFTDGHIILVRGDLLRDRGSKYRIIYEDPNKEPITAVSLNNDARTLFATTTSKIMLFNTSGRNNGKPDMILNDTEGVDLKCGVMNKSTDEFICAMKNRLDIFMSSGGKRSLIVDIPHAKQIFPISEDSLLILMSNEPKSTLHLGNTSSETTRALILDTKNKIVSLTLLITSSVIDIFNDGASINLLTSDGFIYKLKEKKLEDQIKTICQKEIYPVALKIAEQHSLPIVRIQEIRKLYADYLFKKGSKREAIEQYMESLDVCDPTEIISKFGVEQKTNSDDSINLRDFLWTLVREGKAKVDHVTLLLTLMIKLHDLKGLEFFISNYRRDGTFANEPETFGKWSMTDDSYFYSDKKLFDLDTVVRLLLESDLLELAHKFVLKFSKDPVNVINIVLLQKKDALESLNYIKSLPVDDALRVLIKFSKKLLDMIPNETNLLLIDLFTGKYQPSDYDAGKTNLKYKEGTAKEKNESEDSTPLVFYNYHSFFEYMLPSSASGASNSDQASIHEPTYHPPKPNLIFSSFVQKPFEFVVFLEACLETYKRFQGYDQDRQEILTTLYDIYLSLSEDDIDERKPEWKSKAEAVLKESENRNLKPISGKDTDKSLMLLISHMHDMNPFTLSSVKDEEVPNSLISHVSLSDVFRSMCLTSHPKECLTFLEQYGSKDHELYKVAMSHFISRKQIYDDIGGDDTFKEEVLNKVLEFDLMSPLDIIQTLSSTNVVKYGVIKEFLVNYLKTENAEIKKNEMLVESYQKELEQKKSKLKELIASESPLQVKVKKRLCDGCTFLIDFPMVYFKCGHLYHQRCLNEESDSDLLYRCPQCVLETESGKKIMESYKTSTQNPNLLRAALSDLEPKDDRFGIVTDFIGKGGLDDPNYFVLQS; this is encoded by the coding sequence ATGTCGTTAAGTACCTGGAGGCAATTTCAATTGTTCGAGAGTATACCAATAAAGGATCCTTTCATCGAAAGTGAGAATGCGCTATACTCAGACCATACTTTAACAGCGATTGCATCGCTTAATGAGACGTATATAGCCATTGCGGTTCAGTCGAGCTTGATAAAGATTGTAGATCTTCATGATATGCGTGTTCAATTTGAGTTTGAGGCATACACTTCCGAGTATCAATTGACTTATCTCGAGCGGGTGTCAGACTCATTTGTCCTAAGTGTTGGAGAGTGCATTGGAAAGCCTTTGGTAATCAAACTTTGGAATTTAGAAAAGATGCCAACGGATGAGAGAAAGTACCATGCAATGGCAGAAGTGAGGAATGGATCCAATTCTTACCCAGTATCTTCCATTTCTTGCAGCTTGCATAATTCTTGCATAGCCGTGGGGTTTACTGATGGACATATTATACTTGTTAGAGGTGATCTTCTTAGGGATAGAGGATCTAAGTATAGGATAATATATGAAGATCCCAATAAGGAGCCGATTACTGCTGTTTCATTGAATAATGACGCAAGAACACTCTTTGCAACTACAACATCAAAAATCATGTTGTTCAATACATCTGGGAGGAACAATGGCAAACCGGATATGATTTTAAATGATACCGAGGGAGTTGATTTGAAATGCGGAGTAATGAATAAATCTACGGATGAGTTCATTTGTGCAATGAAGAATAGATTAGACATATTCATGAGTTCAGGTGGTAAAAGATCATTGATTGTTGATATTCCACATGCGAAACAgatatttccaatttcaGAAGACAGTCTTCTAATACTGATGTCTAATGAACCAAAATCAACTCTACACCTTGGAAATACCTCGTCTGAAACTACAAGAGCATTAATTCTTGatacaaaaaacaaaatagtATCTCTGACATTGTTAATTACAAGTTCTGTGATCGATATATTCAATGATGGAGCTAGCATAAACTTATTAACGTCCGATGGGTTTATTTATAAactaaaagagaagaaattagaagatcaaatcaaaacaaTATGCCAGAAGGAGATATACCCAGTGGCATTAAAAATCGCCGAACAACATTCTTTGCCAATTGTAAGGATTCAGGAGATTAGAAAATTGTACGCAGACtacttgttcaagaagggTTCTAAGCGAGAGGCAATTGAACAATATATGGAATCCCTAGATGTGTGTGATCCAACAGAAATTATCTCGAAGTTTGGAGTTGAACAGAAGACAAATTCAGATGACTCTATCAACTTGAGGGACTTCTTGTGGACACTGGtaagagaaggaaaagccAAAGTTGATCATGTAACTTTATTATTGACACTTATGATAAAACTACACGACCTCAAAGGGTTAGAATTTTTCATTAGTAATTATAGGAGAGATGGAACTTTCGCTAATGAACCAGAGACGTTCGGGAAATGGTCGATGACAGATGACTCTTATTTTTACTCTGATAAAAAATTATTTGATCTTGATACTGTCGTAAGACTTTTATTGGAAAGTGATCTTCTCGAACTTGCTCACAAATTCGTTCTTaagttttcaaaagatcCCGTAAACGTGATAAACATTGTActtttacaaaaaaaagatgctCTAGAGTCTCTTAATTACATCAAAAGTTTACCTGTTGACGATGCATTGAGGGTTTTAATTAAGTTTTCTAAAAAACTTCTAGATATGATACCGAATGAAACCAATTTGCTATTGATTGATTTATTCACTGGTAAATACCAGCCGTCGGACTATGACGCTGGAAAGACTAATCtaaaatacaaagaaggaacagcaaaagaaaaaaatgaaagtgAAGACAGTACGCCATTGGTGTTCTATAATTATCACAGCTTTTTCGAATATATGCTACCGtcttctgcttctggtGCATCGAATAGTGACCAAGCTTCAATTCATGAACCAACGTATCATCCACCTAAACCTAATctaatcttttcttcattcgTTCAAAAGCCCTTCGAATTCgttgttttcttggaagCATGTCTTGAGACGTATAAAAGATTCCAAGGCTATGATCAAGACCGCCAAGAAATATTAACAACTTTATATGACATTTACTTGTCTTTatcagaagatgatattgaCGAAAGAAAACCAGAATGGAAGAGTAAAGCTGAAGCGGTACTAAAGGAGTCCGAAAATCGAAACCTCAAACCAATATCTGGAAAGGATACAGACAAATCTTTAATGCTATTAATATCTCATATGCATGATATGAACCCCTTCACCCTTTCCTCAGtaaaagatgaagaagtgcCAAACTCTCTGATTAGCCACGTCAGTCTATCTGATGTTTTTCGGTCAATGTGCCTAACAAGTCACCCAAAAGAGTGTCTCACTTTCTTAGAACAGTATGGCAGCAAGGATCATGAACTATACAAAGTTGCAATGTCTCATTTCATCTCTAGAAAACAAATCtatgatgatattggtgGCGATGATACATTCAAGGAAGAAGTCTTGAACAAAGTACTTGAATTTGATTTAATGTCTCCTCTTGATATCATTCAAACTTTGAGCAGTACAAACGTAGTAAAATATGGTGTCATAAAAGAATTTTTGGTTAACTATCTAAAAACAGAGAATGcggaaatcaaaaagaatgagATGTTAGTGGAATCTTATCAGAAAGAgcttgaacaaaaaaaatcaaaattaaaagaacTCATAGCGTCAGAATCTCCCTTGCaagtaaaagtaaagaAACGGTTATGCGACGGTTGTACTTTTTTGATAGATTTTCCAATGGTATACTTCAAATGTGGCCACTTATACCATCAAAGGTGCTTGAATGAAGAAAGTGACTCCGATCTTTTGTATCGCTGTCCTCAATGTGTTCTGGAAACAGAATCAGGAAAGAAAATCATGGAATCGTACAAGACCTCTACTCAAAATCCAAATTTACTAAGGGCAGCGCTCTCAGATTTAGAGCCAAAGGATGATAGGTTCGGTATCGTGACTGATTTCATTGGTAAAGGTGGTTTGGATGACCCAAactattttgttttgcaaAGCTGA
- a CDS encoding centromere DNA-binding protein complex CBF3 subunit, which translates to MGVDADNSDIGNLVFNRGGRRVEVDPKTLRKPRLYMPVDHSKPFSEHTTSNGCPLVQNGGHRPTVETPKHHHPQEATESKSDEARKEGEGK; encoded by the coding sequence ATGGGTGTAGATGCTGATAACAGTGACATAGGGAACCTAGTGTTCAACAGGGGTGGTAGAAGAGTGGAAGTGGATCCTAAAACCCTTAGAAAACCCCGTTTATATATGCCTGTGGATCACAGCAAGCCTTTTTCTGAGCATACAACATCCAACGGATGTCCACTGGTACAGAATGGAGGACATCGACCCACAGTCGAGACTCCTAagcatcatcatcctcagGAAGCCACCGAAAGTAAGAGTGACGAAGCACGAAAGGAAGGTGAAGGTAAATGA
- the STE11 gene encoding mitogen-activated protein kinase kinase kinase STE11, producing the protein MSSSVSTSNIEVPFVKRFLEEINCEEHLDAFEKYKLLDEARIYYLDREILEEIGVKEIGDKIKILKRSRQLRREASGFDPKKELIEITGKINALNSNPLSINEELVSDKHSVIFVLNDGSAKKVNVNGCFNANSIKKKLIKRLPPEFISIDPVTKEPVYSSQDYDVFVVDYTKNVLHLLYDVELVTICHSSDRLEKNRLIFVAKDQTPSEKAIFTSKKVYLKTLSVMQQMGSQHGTGRPLLSAPGNNALRIENRSDDIREIFTQRPPTELISTNLPEYFPHTDINRLKKTLRNSMRQSIRASMIKGKNGSLVSLAGSNKIGDILVNQSQAVDRALLESIQNAPAVTQSNSHTGNNAVPLRTNSIGGSEGSTASLTSLMKRTSISSSGGRTASKPANAHRSRSTSGASDNTSRIELYNTDTDSEGDDDDAEDTISLPTKVEAPKSWLKGARIGSGSFGSVYLGMNAETGELMAVKQVKIQPAAVSAGVVPIAEDSKKAQSPGGTTAIKNTSQIHRKMIDALQHEMNILKELHHENIVTYYGSSQEGGNLNIFLEYVPGGSVSSMLNNYGPFDEPLVKNFTRQILIGLAYLHKRNIIHRDIKGANILIDIKGGVKITDFGISKKLSPLNKQQNKRASLQGSVYWMAPEVVKQVVTTEKADIWSVGCVIVEMFTGKHPFPDFSQMQAIFKIGTNITPEIPSWISEEAKSFLLKTFELDYRKRPSSLELLQDPWLNTVL; encoded by the coding sequence ATGAGCAGCAGTGTTAGTACTTCAAATATTGAAGTTCCGTTCGTTAAGCGGTTCCTTGAAGAGATCAACTGCGAAGAACATTTGGATGCATTTGAGAAATACAAATTGTTAGATGAGGCTCGAATCTATTATTTGGACAGGGAGATTCTTGAAGAGATTGGAGTTAAAGAGATTGGAGATAAAATCAAGATTTTGAAGCGTTCAAGACAACTTAGAAGAGAAGCATCTGGGTTTGATCCGAAGAAGGAACTTATTGAAATTACAGGTAAGATTAATGCGTTGAACTCGAATCCTCTTTCTAttaatgaagaacttgtaAGCGACAAGCATAGTGTGATTTTTGTGTTGAATGATGGGTCAGCAAAGAAGGTGAACGTGAATGGTTGTTTCAATGCAAATTccatcaaaaagaagttgattaAACGTCTACCACCTGAGTTTATCTCTATAGACCCAGTGACGAAAGAGCCTGTTTATTCCTCGCAAGATTACGATGTGTTTGTGGTGGACTATACTAAAAATGTGCTGCATTTGTTGTACGATGTAGAGTTGGTTACGATCTGCCATTCGAGCGACCGCTTGGAAAAGAATAGATTGATCTTTGTAGCGAAAGACCAGACGCCTAGTGAGAAAGCCATATTTACATCAAAGAAGGTATATCTAAAGACATTGAGTGTAATGCAGCAGATGGGATCACAACATGGGACTGGAAGGCCACTGTTGTCTGCTCCAGGAAACAACGCACTAAGGATCGAGAATAGAAGCGATGATATACGAGAAATATTTACCCAGAGGCCTCCAACAGAGTTGATCTCAACCAATTTGCCCGAATACTTCCCTCATACTGATATTAACCgtttaaagaaaacactAAGAAACTCAATGAGGCAATCGATTCGTGCCAGCATGATAAAGGGCAAAAACGGGTCTCTGGTTTCTTTAGCCGGCTCGAATAAGATTGGGGATATTTTAGTAAATCAATCACAGGCTGTTGACCGAGCATTGTTGGAGAGTATTCAAAATGCTCCTGCAGTTACTCAATCTAATTCTCATACCGGTAATAATGCCGTTCCATTACGTACGAACTCAATCGGTGGATCCGAGGGCTCCACGGCATCTTTAACGTCGTTAATGAAACGTACATCCATTTCATCAAGTGGTGGACGAACTGCTTCCAAACCAGCCAATGCTCACAGGTCAAGATCCACATCTGGGGCTTCTGACAATACCAGCAGAATTGAATTGTATAATACGGACACTGACAGTGAaggtgatgatgacgatgcTGAAGACACCATTTCGTTGCCCACTAAAGTGGAGGCTCCAAAATCGTGGCTCAAAGGTGCCAGAATTGGTAGCGGTAGTTTTGGAAGTGTATATTTGGGTATGAATGCCGAAACTGGTGAGCTAATGGCAGTTAAACAAGTCAAAATCCAGCCAGCAGCAGTGTCAGCCGGTGTTGTACCAATTGCAGAGGATTCTAAAAAGGCACAAAGTCCCGGAGGAACAACAGCAATTAAAAATACCTCCCAAATACACAGAAAAATGATCGACGCTTTGCAACACGAAATGAATATCTTAAAAGAATTGCACCATGAGAACATAGTTACTTACTACGGATCTTCTCAAGAGGGTGGTAATTTGAACATCTTTCTCGAATATGTGCCAGGTGGTTCTGTTTCATCTATGCTAAATAACTATGGGCCATTTGACGAACCCCTTGTTAAGAACTTCACAAGGCAGATTCTAATCGGTTTAGCATATCTACACAAGCGTAATATTATCCACAGAGACATCAAGGGTGCAAATATCTTGATTGACATAAAGGGTGGTGTCAAAATTACAGATTTTGGTATTTCTAAAAAGCTGTCTCCACTAAATAAACAGCAGAATAAAAGGGCATCACTTCAGGGTTCTGTATATTGGATGGCTCCTGAAGTCGTTAAACAAGTCGTGACAACCGAAAAAGCAGACATATGGTCAGTTGGGTGTGTGATCGTGGAAATGTTCACAGGAAAACATCCGTTCCCGGACTTCTCACAGATGCAAGCCATCTTCAAGATCGGTACTAACATCACACCAGAAATTCCATCATGGATTTCCGAAGAAGCTAAGTCTTTCCTTTTGAAGACTTTCGAATTGGATTACCGTAAGAGACCAAGCAGCTTGgagcttcttcaagatcCATGGTTGAATACTGTACTATAG
- the LST7 gene encoding Lst7p — MSVLDIGFLSLTHFCDKHGPSVLMVTQLASSLENCNELLLPEYPRDSYCSSCLLKFPDTNEHATSIRSTFDDFYSVSTQYSSVRYQLLSLIIKKTFSEENMSYDGSPFMFWDEHRGLNLAMGFKLEDVHARGNERRYCLILSLEKGESSGEKDAFNILAENWQFVIESFTKLISHIKIQSRGMLDKLQTDFTQIMGGTYLRENKQKIPVSLADIVGDSLIFLKIHKWNTYILKRLASANSNSESSDGVNTL; from the coding sequence ATGAGCGTATTAGATATCGGGTTTCTTTCGCTAACCCATTTTTGTGATAAGCATGGCCCGAGCGTCTTGATGGTTACACAGTTAGCTTCAAGCCTGGAAAACTGCAATGAGTTACTATTACCAGAATACCCAAGAGACTCTTATTGTAGTTCATGTTTATTGAAATTTCCGGACACAAATGAGCATGCAACCTCTATCAGATCTACCTTTGATGACTTTTATAGTGTATCAACTCAATACTCTTCCGTGCGGTATCAGTTGCTAAGTTTGATCATTAAAAAGACGTTTTCTGAAGAGAACATGAGCTACGATGGTTCGCCTTTTATGTTTTGGGACGAGCATAGGGGTCTTAATTTAGCTATGGGCTTTAAACTTGAAGATGTACACGCTCGTGGGAATGAGAGACGATattgtttgattttaaGTCTTGAAAAAGGCGAATCGTCTGGCGAAAAAGACGCATTTAACATCCTAGCGGAAAATTGGCAATTCGTGATTGAATCATTCACAAAGCTAATATCACACATTAAAATACAATCTAGAGGTATGCTGGATAAATTACAGACGGATTTCACCCAAATAATGGGCGGGACATACCTCAgggaaaacaaacaaaagattcCAGTCAGTTTGGCTGATATTGTAGGTGATTCCTTAATATTTCTCAAGATTCATAAGTGGAATACTTATATTTTAAAAAGACTTGCATCCGCTAACTCAAACTCAGAAAGTTCAGATGGAGTAAATACTTTATAG
- the DCR2 gene encoding phosphoprotein phosphatase, with translation MVALPKKYTRLVQYLGVVTLLVVGLFYFNLHGNITLLLKNGEGGVLSRYSRDPEAPLNGIVVNFGLQRCYHLATWVRICPFKESTLNIGSGDVHISNIKRVVVNKDLLGSEHYNWFGSSEFIWYDVFEIKSVTDVKNVPTGIRLKGLTSIRSNSKGICDHPLRNMCIEAHNLDESSLENVRFISKLTVLFGEDATDPRPNWNLNKDMPLSNVRFPSYISETYWDNNGPKTLSLSSDSSTTQDLVLNYKQKFKIVQFADLHFSVGVGRCRDEFPKHDVCEADPKTLKFMDSVLDIEDPQMVVFTGDQIMGDECKQDSESALLKVLAPVIARKIPWAMVWGNHDDEGSMSRWQLSKIVSELPYSLFQIGPSDTDDNTFGVGNYVREIKDNKGKTVTALYFLDSHKYSQNSKVFPGYDWIKEEQWKYMEEYANTHDSIKQPLDSKQLLSMAFFHIPIPEYREFPSEYSNRMVGTFKEGITAPKYNSHGIETLHKLGVSVTSCGHDHCNDFCVLNEKENNRVWLCYGGGTGEGGYAGYGGTERRARIFEIDAQKKNIYSWKRLNGSPEKTFGHQKLVNDGSPYIA, from the coding sequence ATGGTTGCTCTACCTAAGAAATACACGCGGTTGGTCCAGTATCTGGGGGTAGTGACACTGTTGGTTGTCGGGTTATTTTACTTCAATTTACATGGAAATATAACGCTACTGTTAAAAAACGGTGAAGGCGGTGTTCTCAGCCGCTATTCAAGAGATCCAGAAGCCCCTTTGAATGGTATAGTAGTTAATTTTGGGTTACAGCGCTGCTATCACCTTGCAACATGGGTAAGGATATGTCctttcaaagaaagtaCTCTTAACATTGGCTCTGGTGATGTGCATATTTCTAACATTAAAAGGGTTGTAGTTAATAAGGATCTTTTGGGTTCTGAACACTACAATTGGTTTGGAAGTTCGGAATTCATATGGTATGATGTGTTTGAGATCAAATCGGTAACAGATGTGAAGAACGTGCCGACTGGTATAAGACTCAAAGGTCTAACATCAATAAGAAGCAACTCAAAGGGAATATGTGACCATCCGTTGAGAAACATGTGTATAGAAGCTCATAACCTTGATGAAAGCTCTTTGGAGAACGTGAGGTTTATTTCAAAGCTTACTGTTTTGTTTGGAGAAGATGCTACTGATCCAAGACCCAATTGGAATTTGAATAAAGATATGCCATTGAGCAATGTCAGATTTCCTAGCTATATTTCAGAGACTTATTGGGACAACAATGGCCCCaaaactctttctttgagCTCTGATTCAAGTACTACTCAGGACTTGGTACTGAATTATAAGCAAAAGTTTAAAATAGTGCAATTTGCTGATCTTCATTTTAGCGTAGGCGTTGGAAGATGTAGGGACGAATTCCCCAAGCACGATGTTTGTGAAGCAGACCCGAAGACTCTAAAATTCATGGACTCCGTATTAGATATTGAGGATCCGCAGATGGTTGTTTTCACTGGAGACCAGATAATGGGTGATGAATGTAAACAAGACTCAGAATCTGCACTTTTGAAAGTTTTGGCTCCGGTCATAGCGAGAAAAATTCCATGGGCGATGGTTTGGGGTAATCATGACGATGAAGGATCAATGTCAAGATGGCAATTATCTAAAATTGTTAGTGAATTGCCCTACTCGTTATTCCAAATAGGTCCTAGCGATACAGATGATAATACATTTGGGGTTGGAAACTATGTAAGAGAAATTAAAGACAACAAAGGGAAGACGGTTACGGcattatattttttggaCTCCCATAAGTATTCTCAAAACTCTAAGGTCTTCCCTGGTTATGACTGgataaaagaagagcagTGGAAATATATGGAGGAATACGCTAATACTCATGATTCTATCAAACAACCCTTAGATTCTAAACAATTGTTATCGATGGCATTCTTTCATATACCGATTCCGGAATATAGAGAATTTCCGTCAGAGTACAGCAATAGAATGGTAGGTACTTTCAAAGAGGGTATTACTGCTCCTAAGTATAATTCACATGGTATAGAAACGCTTCACAAGTTAGGTGTGTCTGTTACGTCATGCGGACATGATCATTGTAACGACTTCTGCGTGTTGaacgaaaaggaaaataatagaGTATGGCTATGCTATGGTGGAGGCACGGGTGAGGGAGGATACGCGGGTTATGGCGGGACAGAAAGACGTGCCagaatatttgaaattgatgctcagaaaaaaaatatatactCTTGGAAGCGTCTAAATGGCTCCCCAGAGAAAACCTTTGGTCATCAGAAATTGGTCAACGATGGTTCTCCATATATTGCTTGA